In Columba livia isolate bColLiv1 breed racing homer chromosome Z, bColLiv1.pat.W.v2, whole genome shotgun sequence, one DNA window encodes the following:
- the ESM1 gene encoding endothelial cell-specific molecule 1, which yields MKGFLFLTLLLMPVRAGTTWSAKYAVDCPEPCDSNACKSTLRCKRTVLDDCGCCRVCAAALGETCYRTVSGMDGVKCGPGLKCQFYTEEDDFGDEFGICKECSYGTYGMECRKTCNCPSGICDRVTGKCLKFPFFQLSASKPPNRRKIVSHTDNDMASGDGNSVKEEFVKEKAIRAPVMKWLNPR from the exons ATGAAGGGCTTCTTGTTTCTCACACTCCTCCTGATGCCCGTGCGCGCTGGAACTACTTGGAGTGCGAAATACGCAGTAGATTGTCCCGAGCCCTGTGACAGTAACGCGTGCAAAAGTACCTTGCGCTGTAAGCGAACGGTGCTGGATGACTGTGGCTGTTGCAGAGTGtgtgcagctgctctgggggaGACTTGCTATCGTACGGTCTCGGGTATGGATGGTGTCAAGTGTGGTCCTGGGCTGAAGTGCCAGTTTTACACTGAGGAGGATGACTTTGGTGATGAATTTGGTATCTGCAAAG AGTGTTCCTATGGTACCTACGGAATGGAATGCAGGAAAACCTGCAACTGTCCCTCTGGCATCTGTGACAGAGTGACTGGCAAGTGTCTGAAGTTCCCATTTTTTCAACTGTCTGCTTCGAAGCCTCCAAATCGACGGAAAATAGTTTCACACACAG ACAATGACATGGCATCAGGGGACGGCAATTCTGTAAAAGAGGAATTCGTTAAGGAGAAAGCTATTCGCGCACCGGTAATGAAATGGCTAAATCCTCGCTGA